AGTGCTTCGTCGCGAAACGTCAGGAGACACGACGGCTCGAGTCCGACGATCGGCGTACCCGCCGCAACGTACGGCTGCAGCGTTGCAACCGAGCGGCGTATCTCCGTGCGAGCATCGTCGACCAAGCCCGCGGAGAGAAACGTGCGGCCACAGCAGAGCGGCCTGCGTTTGTCCACCGGTGCCGGCACGATGACGTTATAACCGGCCGCCTCGAGCACATCGCGCGCGGCCCACGCGTTCTCGGGTTCGAAGTACGTGTTGAACGTGTCGACCAACAAGACGACGTCTTTTGCTCCGGTTGGTGAGGTGGCGCTCGAGGGGTCCCAGTGATCGAAGACATCGCGCCGCCACGCCGGGAGGGTTCGGCGTGCGCTGATTCCGGTGACGCGTTCCGCAAGATGGCGCGCCACGGATGATGTGGCGCCGGCTTGCAGTAGCGGCGCAATGCGCCTTAGTGCTGGAGCGTAGCGCGGCAAATTCGCAACGAGACGATCTTTGAGACCGAGGCCGTGCTTGCGGCGATACCGGTGCAAGAACTCCAGCTTCATTTTTGCCATGTCGACGCCGGTCGGGCATTCCCGCCGGCAGCCTTTGCACGAAACGCAAAGATCAAGGGTCTCGTACATTGCTTGCGAGGTCAGCGCGTCCGCGCCGAGCTGTCCCGAAAGCGCGAGACGCAGCGTGTTCGCTCGGCCACGCGTCGTGTGTTCTTCGTCTTTCGTGACCATGTACGACGGACACATGAGGCCGTCGTCTTTGCGGCATGCTCCATTGTTGTTGCACATCTCTACGGCCCCGCTAAGGCCGCCCGGCCATGCTGACCAGTCGAGCGTCGTGTCGAGCGGCAACGCGCTGTACTCAGGCCGATAACGAAACAGCGTGCGATCGTCCATGCGCAATGGGCGCACGATCTTACCCGGATTCATGACTCCGTTCGGATCGAACGCGTCCTTTACGTCTTCGAACGCCCGAACAAGGCGTTCGCCGAACATTTCGGCGTGAAACTCGGAGCGCAGAATACCGTCGCCGTGCTCGCCGGAATGCGAACCCTTGTATTTGCGGACGATTGCAAACCCTTCTTCCGCAATGCCGCGAAATTTCGCGACGTCTTCCGCGCTTTTCATGTTGAGAACCGGCCGCACGTGCAAGCAGCCCACCGACGCGTGCGCGTACCACGTGCCTTTGGTTCCAAAGCGCTCGAACATGTCGTTCAGCTCTTGCGTGAATTCGGCGAGGTCGGCAAGCCCGACGGCACAATCCTCGACGATCGAGACCGGCTTGCCGTCGCCCGTCATCGAGGACATGATGTCGAGTCCGGCTTTGCGAACGTTCCAGATATCGCTTTGATCCGTGTTCGAAATCAGGTTAACGACTGCGCCGGAAAGGTGCAAACCCTCCATCACGCCTTCGACGTCATCGAGTTTGCGGGTAAGCGCAGACGCGTCCGAACCGGAGAACTCGACGAGTAAGAGCGCATCGGGTTCGCCGTGCACGAACTTCTCGATCGTCGGACGGAAGATCGGAATGTTGCGCGAGAGATCGACCATCGTGCGATCGACGAGCTCGACCGCGGATGGCTGCAGAGCGACCAGATGACGCGTGGCGTCCATCGCGGCGTAGAACGTCGGGAAATGACAAATCGCGAGCATGCGATGCGGTGGAATGTCGGCCAGTCGGAGCTCGATCGACGTGAAGAAGCCGAGCGTCCCTTCGGATCCGATGAGGACCTTGGCGAGGTTGTGGCCCTTCGGCGAGATCGTGTCTATGTTGTAGCCGCCGACGCGTCGCAACAATTTCGGGAAGCGGAGAGCAACCTCGTCCGCTTCCCGTAGACCGATATCGCGGAGCGATTTTGCGATACGGCCATAGCCGTCATCGGGCAACGCGCTGAGGTCTGCAGGCAATTCGCCGAAGCGGAAGCTTTCGTTTGAGGGCAAGATCGCCTCGATGGCGAGGACGTTGTCGACCATGGTGCCGTACTCGATCGAGCGTGCGCCGGAACTGTTGTTTGCGGTCATGCCGCCAAGCGTCGCGCGGCTCGCAGTCGACGGATCGACCGGAAAGAACAGCCCGTGCTTTTTTAATTGCTTATTGAGCTGATCGAGAACGATGCCGGGCTGCACGACGGCGGTTTTGGCTGCGGCGTCGACGCTCAACAGCGCGTTGAGATGTTTGCTCGTATCGATGACGACGCCGGTGCCGATCGTTTGACCGCACTGCGACGTCCCGCCGCCGCGCGGTACGATCGGCGCGCCGAGGTCAGTGCAGATCGCAATTGCGGCTTTGAGAGAATTCAGCGACGCCGGTACAACGACTGCCGCCGGTTCGATTTGGTAGATCGACGCATCGGTGCTGTAACGGCCGCGGTTGAATGCGTCGAAGTAGATGTCGCCCGTGACCTCGCGCCTCAGCCGTGCTTCGAGCAGCTTGGAGTCAAAGACGGAGCTACGCTCAGGGCGTGCCGGAATGGCGCGCTGTTCTGCGGTTCGCACTGCTTGCCGGCTAGGCCGTGGCCAGCGTCGCGATCTTGGCTTGTTTCGAGTCGCTAAGGTATTTGAGAGCGGCGGAAACGCCGTCGCCGTGCGGAATGTTCATCACATCGAGACCCATCTGCACGCCGCACAGCGTTCCGGCCAACATCAAGTCGTTGAAATGGCCGAGATGTCCGATACGGAAAACCTTGCCCTTGAGTCGTCCGAGACCGGTTCCAAGCGACATATCGTAACGATCGAGAATTGCCGCTCGCAACTCGTCTGCATTTACGCCGTCGGGGACGACTATTGCCGTCAGCGAATTCGAATACTCGCGCGGATCGGCCGCCAGCAGCTCGAGATTCCAGCCGCCGACGGCGCGGCGTGTTGCTTCACCGTGACGCGCATGGCGCTCGAATACCGCGGACAGGCCCTCCTCGTGCAGCATCGCAATCGCCTCGCGTAGTCCGTACAACATGTTGGTGCTGGGCGTATAAGGCCAGAAACCATTTTGGTTCGCCTTGATGATCTCGAGCCAACCCCAATATGATTTACCGAAGCGTGAACGCTGCGCCGCGTCGAGCGCTTTTAGCGATACGGCGTTGAATCCAAGGCCGGGAGGCAACATCAAGCCTTTTTGTGAGCCACCGACCGTTACGTCGACACCCCACTCGTCATGACGATAATCAATCGATGCGAGTGAAGAGATCGTATCGACCATCAAGAGCGCCGGGTGACTCGTGCGATCGATTGCCGCGCGCACGTCGGGAATACGTGTCGTAACGCCGGTCGAGGTCTCGTTGTGCACGACCATGACGGCCTTGAACTCGCGCTTGGTATCACGTTCGAGCCGCCGCTCGACTTCAGCCGCGTCGACACCGTGTCGCCAATCGCCGGGTACGAATTCCACGCTGACACCGACGCGTTCGGCCATTTCACGCCAGAGCGACGCGAACCAGCCCGTTTCGAACATGAGGACTTTGTCGCTGGGCGAGAGCGTATTGACGAGCGCAGCCTCCCACGCTCCGGTGCCCGAGGACGAATAAATGATGACGGGATTCTGGGTTTGGAAGATCGTCTTAATCCCGGCCAAGACTTCGAGTCCGAGCGCTGCGAATTCAGGGCCCCGATGGTCGATCGTGGGTCTGTCGATGGCGCGCAAAACACGGTCGGGGACGTTGGTCGGGCCGGGGATCTGCAGAAAGTGGCGCCCAGTCGCGGTCGGCATGTTTAGTCCTACCTTCGATGGAATGGGGACGTGTAGAATAGTACGGTGGACTGTCTTATGAATATTGCATTCAATATTCGACTAATGCAAGTCGAAAGCATATCTATATGGTTTCCGCCGGCCGGCCGCCGCTCGAGAGCCGTTTGACGGCCCGGGCTATTGCCCGCACCTCGCTGCACGACGAGGTCGTTGCCCGGCTGCGGGAGATGATCGAGGAAGGAGAGCTTGACGCGGGCGATCGCATTCCCGAGCGCGAGATCTGCGAGCGCTTCAAGATCTCCCGGACGCCGCTGCGCGAGGCCCTTAAGGTGCTGGCCTCCGAGGGACTCGTGGAGATCCACCTCAACCGAGGGGCTCGCGTCACACAACTGACCGAGAGCGCGGTCCGAGAGATGTTCGAAGTGATGGGTTCGCTCGAGGCGTTGGCGGGGCAATTGGCTTGCGAACGCATGTCCGATGCCGCGATCGCCGTCGTCGAGAACTTGAACCGCAAGATGGCGCAGTATCACGACAACCACGATCTACGGTCGTATTTCCGATTGAATCGAGAAATCCACGAGCGAATCATAAGAGGTACTGATAACTCACTGCTGTTGGGTTTGTACATGAATCTGAATGCACGCATTCGTCGAGCACGCTATGCGGCGAACCGCACGCAACCGCGTTGGGATGAGGCTATGCACGAACACGAGAGCATTGTGTCTGCGCTCGTGCAGCGCGATGGTGCGGGCTTATCGCAGATCCTTCGGACCCATCTTTCGCATACGTGTGACGCGATCGTCGGGATGTTGCGAAAGATGAGTGGCGATGAACCGGTTGCGGAGAGTGTGCTCCCTGCGGCAATCAGCCGCGCACGGAAACGAGCAGCGCGCTCCTAGTATTTGTACTTGAAGGCCATCTCCCAGCGTGATGCGTTGGTGTCGGGTAGTGCGAGGCCCGAACGAAACGCTTTCGTGCCGTTCATATACTCGATACCGATGTCAATTGGCTTCATCGGACTCCAAATCGTGTTGATGTGCAACGTTCTCGTGAGCGCCGGTTCAGAATCGGTGAGCGGAAGAAACGAGAACCACTGCATGGCGTAGGTGCCGTAGCCGACGTTTGAGCGGAACTCGGCACTCCACACGTGCAGCGCGTAGATTGCAAGTCCGTGCGAGTTGGCTGCGTAGATCTGCTGATTGGGCGTATTGATATTGTTGATCTGCGCGCTCGATACCGGACCGAAGTCATCGGGCGAATAGCGCTCGATCCCGCTACCGAACCACGTTTCACCACCGACGGCACTGTATTGTCCGAGGTTCAACGTACCGCCGACCAGCATGCCGCCGCCGGTCGTCATCGTGCGGTGGTAAGCGCCATCGTCGTATGCAAGTTTGCGCCAGACACCGGAGACTTGGAGGTGTCCAGCCTTTCCGCCGACCTCGTATCGCGTTTCGAAATCCGGTACCGGATTGTACGCCGATGCACTCTCGACATCGCTCGCGCTGTCGCTACCGGCATAATCGGTGGCCGGGCTGTTGGCCGCGACCGCAAGACTTCCGATACCGAGCTTGTGCGTGTATCGAAGCTCGAGCACTTGTTCCGCCGGAACCCCGGTCGGACCCGAAAGGTCGAGACTATCCATCGAATCGGGGTCGTCTTGGAACAGCGACCACTGCTTGCCGATGCGGAAACCGCCGAGCTCGCCCCACGCTTCACGCACGCGTGGTGTGTAGTTGTTGTTCTGGATCGTCTGCCCGGGACCGTTTGCCTGGCTGTTAAAGAAGTCCATCGAGAAGAACGTCTTCAGCGTTCCCAAATGGTCGCTGGGCGTCTCGGTCGCGATGTTGATTCTCGTCAGCTTGCCTTGGGCGTGAAAGGTTCCGGCGGTTTGTGCTTGCGCACCGCTCGGTGGCAGAATGTTTCCGACTTGGAACTTGTCGCCTAGATTTTGCTGCGGATCGTAAAATGTTTGGAGGTCGACGAAGCCGTCGATCTTGATCGACGTATTTGTGCCCGGGACTTTGAATGAACCGGGGAATGATCCGGTCGATACCACTTTATCCTGGGCGGCCTTCGTTTCGAGCTGCTTTTGTTGAGCCTGAATGGTCGCGTCTTCGGCCTGCTGCGCGGCTTCGAGTTTTTCGAGTCGCGCTTTGAGCTCTTGAATTTCAGCGTCGCGTTCGGCCGCTGACATGCTCGCGCCGGCCGGAGCCGCCGACGAGCTTGCTTGCGCGACCGTGTTGTCTGCGGCTCGAGCGGAGGTCGAAGCCACGATCAACGCGGCGCCGAGCACGCTCATAAGAGTAAACGATAAAAGAACGTTCTTTCGCATTCTGGTACTCCTCACCATTAGTTGCGGTAGCCGTAGACATTGATGCCGCCCGCGCTCGTCGCACTGGGAGCGACTGGGACGAACACGCGACCCGTTTTCGCGTCGGTGGCGACCGAGTGCGCGTTCGGTCCTGTAGGTACGTTGCTGATCCAAGAGAGCGTCCTGGCGTCAATCACGCCAAGCACCGGCGTCACGGCGCCTTTGCCTGCGATCCCGCTCGCGGTCATGTCGCGCGAAGCTGTGTAGAAGCGCTGCCGGGCGTCGTCATACGCAACCTGGTCCTCGCCGCCGACTTGCGCGATCATCTTCAAGATCGCGCCGCTCGCGGCGTTCATCACGAGCGTGAGCAGTTTCACTCCTTTTTTATCTGCGGAACAGCCCAGCAGCAATTTCTCGTCGCGTGCGAGTGCCATGCCCGCCAGCGCACATCCGGGAACCGCGTACGCAACGGAAATGACCGGATGGTTTTTGAGCACCGACGAGGCCGGAATGACGTCGACTTCGCCGCCGGGGTTCTTCGGCGTTCCGTCGTTGTTGACGAGAAAATTCTTGGTGTGCGGATCGTACACGCACTGCTCGAGTCCGTCTGCGACGAATTGCAAACGTGCGATGCGTTTGTTCGTCGCCGTCGAAATCCACGTTACGAACGGTTTCAGATCGTCGGGATTCGCGAACATCGCGACCCGATCGTCCGCGTCGTAACAGCCTTCGTCCGTACGCATCTTTGCGTTCGGAATCGGAATCGAAGCGACAATCTTGCCGGCCATGAAATCGACCAGCTTGATGCTGCCGATGTCTCCGGCATAAACGAGCGAGGTGCCCGGAATACCGGCGAGGCCGTTCGGTCCGGAGCTCGACGATGTCTTGGCTGCGCCGGTGAAGCCCTTGACGAGTTTGATCAGCTTTCCGGTCCGCGCATCGAAAACGTCAACGGCACTATTCGTGCGATCGGAGAGCATGTAGCGGCCGCTCGCTGCATCGACGTAACTGATATCGAATGAGAAGTCGCCGCCCGCAACAACGTTCGGAACCGGAATGGACTTGATGATTCCGAAGCGCGCTGCGAGCACGAGAGTCGGAATGGCCGCGAAGACGACGGCGATCCCGATTATGAGGGCACGTCTCATTTGCCCTCGGTGATGGCCGCGAGATAGGGCTCGTTTCCGACGCCCGTTACGGTGCCCACGACTTTGAATGTCTGAAGGTCGATGATCCAAACGACGCCGCCCGATTTTACGTAAGGCGGACCACCGGAGATTACCGCATAACGGCTGTCCGGCGTAATTGCGACGCCACGCGGACGCGGCTTCGGACCGCCGTTCGGTGGAGCTTCGACCGGGATGCGCGCGATCTCGGGATGCGGATCGCCACTGACCGCTTTCTTGAGATCGACGACCGAAATGTTACCAGCGAGATCGCACGCGGTGACAATGTATTTTCCGTTCGGCGTGAACGCAAGCCCGAATGGATGACTGCCGCCGTCTTCTTTATCGGTACCGACCAGAACGCGACGGATTTCCGCGTGCGGATCTTTGTTGATCGCTCGCTGGACGTCAATTATCGAGATGAACTGTCCGGGTACATCGGTTTGGTCGTTGTCGCGATCGGTGACGGCAACGTACTTGCCGTCCGGGCTCGTCGTGATCGCCCATGGACCGCTCGCGACCGGTATGCGAGATTCTTCAAAGTGTGGATCGCCGGCGATTGCTTTGTGCATGTTGATGACGCCGACGTCGAGCGTGCCCTCGTTCGCGGAGAAGATATAGCCGCCTCCGCGCGGGGAGTACGCCAGGCCGTTTGGATTTGGAAAGCAGCCGAAATTGATGTCCGGCGAGGAGTGTGGGATCAGCCCCGGGTTGATCTTGATCTCGTCGCATCCGTGGCCAGGCTGATGATGGGCGCCGCCTTTTCCCCACGCTTGCAGCAAGACGCGCTCGAGCTCGTGCGTTTTTAAATTGATGAGCCCGATTTCAAGCGCGCCGTCTTCGCTGTTCGGACCTTCGGAATTGGCAACGAACGCGTAATGATCGTCTTGCGTGACGACGACACCAGCAGGACCCCATCCACCCGTGCGATAGATCGCATCGATGGCGTTTGTCGTGTTGCTGTTAGCCGGGTTCAGCGTTTTGCTGACGTCCATAACGGTCAACGCGCCGGCGTAGCCGTGCGGCATACCGGCCTCGACATCGACGGGTCGCGCCCAACCTGCATGATCGACGACGTAGAAATGGTTGCCGTGCGGTCCGAGGATGACGTTGTTGGGCAGTGCTTGCGCCGGGATCATATGGATCCCGATAAATTTGCTGCTGGAAACCTCAGAGTCGAGATTCGGGACGTTCGGTGAAACGCGAGGGCGGCTGACGATGGCTTTATCAGTAAGGTTATTGGCGGGATCGATCGCCTTCGAGATGTCGATGACGAAGAGGTTAGGATCGCGCCGCCCGGTGACGACGGCGTAAGGTCCTGACGTTGCGGAGCCCGCCAAGCCGATCGTTGACGAGAACAACGTGGCGCCGAGCGTCAGGGCGAGCCAGAACTTGGTACCCCTCATGATTCCTCCGTGCTAGGTCGATAGAGAAATCGGGCTAAATCGCATAATGCATGCGAAATTCAGTTCGATTTGTCACACTATTGCATTCAAAATTCTTTTTGCGCAAGGAGTGAAAAGCGTACCTATATGCGATTCCCCTCCTGAGAGAATTTTCGAGCGCTCGTTCGGCGCTCGCAAAGAGGCTAGCGAGCGTCCGCTTGAGCCTCGATCAACATGCGCAAAAGGCTCTGGTCGAAGACGACGTGCGCGACCGGTAGGTCAAGCCCGGCCTTATGGGCGGCAGTCCGCGATCGCAAAGATATTTGCGGTACAGCATGGCTTTGAAGCCGGGTGCGAACTGTCGACCCAGCATTCGTTGACCGTGCACATCGAGAACGCGGCTTTGCGCAAACCCGCCGAGTAACGCTTGGCGTACTTTGGCAGCGTCGACGCCGGATGCTTCGGCGAGCGCCAGCGCTTCGGCGACGGCTTCGATCGTGATACCGACGACGATCTGATTGCACAGTTTGGCGACTTGACAGGCGCTGCACTCGCCGATGTGCACGATGTTCCGGCCCAGCTTTTCCAAAATCGGCAGCATCGCATCGAATGTCTTTTCCGGACCGCCGACCATGATCGAGAGCGTACCATCGATCGCGCCGCGTTGGCCGCCGCTGACCGGGGCGTCGAGTGTATCAACGCCGTCGTTCGCGAGCGTCTTTGCAATAGCGCGCGGAGTCGGCGCGGAACGCGCACCTGACGCGACGAGCTTCGGTGACGTCCCGCATGGCGTTCGTCGACAACGATAGCGAAATTGGCGCGCAGTAAGTTCGCTGCCATCGGCGCACCCATGATGCCCAGGCCGATGAAGCCGATCGCCGGGAGCGCGTCCCTCATCGCACCTCGACTGCCATACGTTCAAATCCGTATGCTTCGATCCAACTGAAGCTCTCGCGCGTCCTGTTCGATGGTTTGTATTCGAGACCGACCCAGTCCGGATACCCGAACGCATCGAGCGATCGTAGGATGCGATCGTACGCAAGCTCGCCGGTTCCTGG
Above is a genomic segment from Candidatus Baltobacteraceae bacterium containing:
- a CDS encoding YncE family protein, whose amino-acid sequence is MRGTKFWLALTLGATLFSSTIGLAGSATSGPYAVVTGRRDPNLFVIDISKAIDPANNLTDKAIVSRPRVSPNVPNLDSEVSSSKFIGIHMIPAQALPNNVILGPHGNHFYVVDHAGWARPVDVEAGMPHGYAGALTVMDVSKTLNPANSNTTNAIDAIYRTGGWGPAGVVVTQDDHYAFVANSEGPNSEDGALEIGLINLKTHELERVLLQAWGKGGAHHQPGHGCDEIKINPGLIPHSSPDINFGCFPNPNGLAYSPRGGGYIFSANEGTLDVGVINMHKAIAGDPHFEESRIPVASGPWAITTSPDGKYVAVTDRDNDQTDVPGQFISIIDVQRAINKDPHAEIRRVLVGTDKEDGGSHPFGLAFTPNGKYIVTACDLAGNISVVDLKKAVSGDPHPEIARIPVEAPPNGGPKPRPRGVAITPDSRYAVISGGPPYVKSGGVVWIIDLQTFKVVGTVTGVGNEPYLAAITEGK
- a CDS encoding aminotransferase class V-fold PLP-dependent enzyme, with amino-acid sequence MPTATGRHFLQIPGPTNVPDRVLRAIDRPTIDHRGPEFAALGLEVLAGIKTIFQTQNPVIIYSSSGTGAWEAALVNTLSPSDKVLMFETGWFASLWREMAERVGVSVEFVPGDWRHGVDAAEVERRLERDTKREFKAVMVVHNETSTGVTTRIPDVRAAIDRTSHPALLMVDTISSLASIDYRHDEWGVDVTVGGSQKGLMLPPGLGFNAVSLKALDAAQRSRFGKSYWGWLEIIKANQNGFWPYTPSTNMLYGLREAIAMLHEEGLSAVFERHARHGEATRRAVGGWNLELLAADPREYSNSLTAIVVPDGVNADELRAAILDRYDMSLGTGLGRLKGKVFRIGHLGHFNDLMLAGTLCGVQMGLDVMNIPHGDGVSAALKYLSDSKQAKIATLATA
- a CDS encoding GntR family transcriptional regulator is translated as MVSAGRPPLESRLTARAIARTSLHDEVVARLREMIEEGELDAGDRIPEREICERFKISRTPLREALKVLASEGLVEIHLNRGARVTQLTESAVREMFEVMGSLEALAGQLACERMSDAAIAVVENLNRKMAQYHDNHDLRSYFRLNREIHERIIRGTDNSLLLGLYMNLNARIRRARYAANRTQPRWDEAMHEHESIVSALVQRDGAGLSQILRTHLSHTCDAIVGMLRKMSGDEPVAESVLPAAISRARKRAARS
- a CDS encoding DcaP family trimeric outer membrane transporter: MRKNVLLSFTLMSVLGAALIVASTSARAADNTVAQASSSAAPAGASMSAAERDAEIQELKARLEKLEAAQQAEDATIQAQQKQLETKAAQDKVVSTGSFPGSFKVPGTNTSIKIDGFVDLQTFYDPQQNLGDKFQVGNILPPSGAQAQTAGTFHAQGKLTRINIATETPSDHLGTLKTFFSMDFFNSQANGPGQTIQNNNYTPRVREAWGELGGFRIGKQWSLFQDDPDSMDSLDLSGPTGVPAEQVLELRYTHKLGIGSLAVAANSPATDYAGSDSASDVESASAYNPVPDFETRYEVGGKAGHLQVSGVWRKLAYDDGAYHRTMTTGGGMLVGGTLNLGQYSAVGGETWFGSGIERYSPDDFGPVSSAQINNINTPNQQIYAANSHGLAIYALHVWSAEFRSNVGYGTYAMQWFSFLPLTDSEPALTRTLHINTIWSPMKPIDIGIEYMNGTKAFRSGLALPDTNASRWEMAFKYKY
- a CDS encoding NAD-binding protein — protein: MNVWQSRCDEGRAPGDRLHRPGHHGCADGSELTARQFRYRCRRTPCGTSPKLVASGARSAPTPRAIAKTLANDGVDTLDAPVSGGQRGAIDGTLSIMVGGPEKTFDAMLPILEKLGRNIVHIGECSACQVAKLCNQIVVGITIEAVAEALALAEASGVDAAKVRQALLGGFAQSRVLDVHGQRMLGRQFAPGFKAMLYRKYLCDRGLPPIRPGLTYRSRTSSSTRAFCAC
- a CDS encoding FAD-linked oxidase C-terminal domain-containing protein; the encoded protein is MRTAEQRAIPARPERSSVFDSKLLEARLRREVTGDIYFDAFNRGRYSTDASIYQIEPAAVVVPASLNSLKAAIAICTDLGAPIVPRGGGTSQCGQTIGTGVVIDTSKHLNALLSVDAAAKTAVVQPGIVLDQLNKQLKKHGLFFPVDPSTASRATLGGMTANNSSGARSIEYGTMVDNVLAIEAILPSNESFRFGELPADLSALPDDGYGRIAKSLRDIGLREADEVALRFPKLLRRVGGYNIDTISPKGHNLAKVLIGSEGTLGFFTSIELRLADIPPHRMLAICHFPTFYAAMDATRHLVALQPSAVELVDRTMVDLSRNIPIFRPTIEKFVHGEPDALLLVEFSGSDASALTRKLDDVEGVMEGLHLSGAVVNLISNTDQSDIWNVRKAGLDIMSSMTGDGKPVSIVEDCAVGLADLAEFTQELNDMFERFGTKGTWYAHASVGCLHVRPVLNMKSAEDVAKFRGIAEEGFAIVRKYKGSHSGEHGDGILRSEFHAEMFGERLVRAFEDVKDAFDPNGVMNPGKIVRPLRMDDRTLFRYRPEYSALPLDTTLDWSAWPGGLSGAVEMCNNNGACRKDDGLMCPSYMVTKDEEHTTRGRANTLRLALSGQLGADALTSQAMYETLDLCVSCKGCRRECPTGVDMAKMKLEFLHRYRRKHGLGLKDRLVANLPRYAPALRRIAPLLQAGATSSVARHLAERVTGISARRTLPAWRRDVFDHWDPSSATSPTGAKDVVLLVDTFNTYFEPENAWAARDVLEAAGYNVIVPAPVDKRRPLCCGRTFLSAGLVDDARTEIRRSVATLQPYVAAGTPIVGLEPSCLLTFRDEALSVLPGAGTQALAKQAFLFEEFLVRELEAGRFALKLQALPGDTHRALLHGHCHQKAFGALTPAQRVLALIPRLKVETVQSSCCGMAGTFGYDAHHFDISMKMAELSLLPAVRAAGDSAFIVADGTSCRHQIHDGAHREAMHVARVLHSALTSSTERAKTR